DNA sequence from the Saccopteryx leptura isolate mSacLep1 chromosome 4, mSacLep1_pri_phased_curated, whole genome shotgun sequence genome:
AAAGGGGGGGTCCACACTCACCCCAGAGGCAAAGATGGCGGGGTTCCCACTCTCCAGCATGTCCTCCAGCTCCTCACTGGTTGTGGTCCGGCCAGCTGCAAGCAGGTGCCCCATTgaatgcagccccctgagacTTCAGCAgtagccccgccccgccccttggCCTTGGTCTCCCCCTGCCGCTGCCTCAGCTTACTGATCTCCAGTTGCCTCTGGATTCGGCCTTTGCAGCGCTCCCTGTAGTCAGACTGGGTTGCATTGTACTCTGACATGACCTCCACAAACTTCCGGGACAGTGTAGAGTGCTGGGGTCAGAGACGGGGGTGCAGGTGTCAGGCCCAGCCCCACATGGCTCTAGAGCCTCAGAGGCCAGCAGCCCACCCCAGAGGCCCAGCCCGCACCTGCGTCTTCCGGATCCTCAGGTCTGCGGATGAGCGGTTCAGGCCTTCCTCCTGTTCGATGCTCTGCTCAATGCCTGGGGGAACAGATGGCCACTGAGCCATTATCTGCCCCCATTCACCCTGACCCCTGACCCACACAACCTGGATCTAGCTTAGGAACTTCCCTGGGGGAACTGGTGAGGCACAAGGCAGCCTGGTGGTGGGGGTGAGGTCATATGGGAAACACAGGAAGAGGGCAGGCCAGGCATTGACAGGAAGAGCCAAAGGCCTTTCTGGGCATGATGTGTATATACCAACTTATGAGGCCTCAGGCACGtaccaaggtgtgtgtgtgtgtgtgtgtgtgtgtgtgtgtgtgaacacttACTATGTTAGGCCTAGTGGCTTAGGCCCATGAATCTCTCTCCTGCTCAGGAAGGCTGTACACCCAACATGGGACCATGTCCAGAGTGGGGAGGGTCAGGTGGCTCCAACCTGCAGGGCACACAGGCCCTAGGCCTGTGCACTCCGGGCATGCACATCTATGCTAACACAAGCATATCGAGGCTGTGTGGAACTAGGCAGTGATGATCAATCCTCTAACCCTCTTTAGGTGAAGTGGGAGACAGTGCCCAGAGTGGAGTACTCCCTGGACAAAGCTTCAGGTATATACCCTAAGGGCCAGCCCAAAGCCTGGCACAAACAAGTCTGCAAGGTAGCTGTTGAGTGAATGGCACATGAAGGCAGCCTCAGAGAAAAAAGCTAGACCCGCTGTACCCCCTCAAAGTTGATGAAACCCTGTGGGCTGCATGGAGGAAGCGGGCCTAAAACGCCCCCCACCTTAGACAAGCTGGAGCCCAGACTCACTCTTCAACTTGGAGCGCACTTTGTTTGCTGTCTTCTTTATGTCAGACATGAGttcctccagctcctccttcGTCTCTGGGAAGGCAAAAAGGTGGGGGTAGACACCCTGGGTTTCCCCATTCTAGTGTTCTGGCTCAGCCACCTACAGGGGGGCCCACAGAGGGGCCCGCAGATGGGGTCTCCGGACAGGCCCTGGTCCTGGGTCTCCCCCCTTCCTTGGCTaagtctctgtctgtccctccaatCCTGGGCCAGGGCCACACCAGCTGCAGCCTCACCCTCTCTCATGCAGCCTTCCAAGGAGCCTCTCTTCTTTCACAGGTTCCCCACCCCCTGCAGATAACAGATGGGTCTAAATTTAAGGCAGAAATAATTGTGGAGCAGCTGGTGATTCTGCAGTTGGCACCGGGGAACATTTACTTGATACTTGCCTGAGTCGAAGGTGGGGGGTGTGGGCTCACCTAGTGTtacctggtggctcagtgggctGACAGGGCCAGGGACCAGAGGCAGAAGCCAGCCCCTACATCAAGTTCCCTAGGCGGGACACACCTTTTTCTGCTCACAAAGCCCCCTCCCCAGGTGCTAACTCAGTGCAGGCCAACTCTGAGTGCCTAGGGGGTTGATGGGGGCAGGAGGCACCTAACCTGGGTGGGGAAGAGCTTTAAGCTTCAAAGAGGTGGGCCCCCTGGAGCATAGTTGGCCCTGGAGGTAGCAAGCAGCTGGGCCTCTGACTGGGTGAGGCTGAGGGAGGGCGGTAGCTGGTGTTTCTGGCCCCTGTTCCAACTGGAACCATCTCCCTAAAGAGGGCAGAGGCTGTGAGGGTGCCCAGCTTGCCCCACTCCCTGTGAGGGGCTGGTTAGCAAAGAGGGGCAAGATGGCTGATTCCCTCTGGGTGCTGGGTGGAGCGAGAGGTCCTGGTGGCACCCCAGACTTCATCTCCCAGAGAAACTACAACTGACCTTTCTCATCCACCCTCTGCTTGCCTCCAGGGCGAGGGCTTCCTCTATAGGGGACAGGGAGGGATGTTTACAGTGGACGATCAGGAGGGGCCACTTCCAAGTAGAGGATGCATGAGGTGGAGTGGGGAGCTCTGAGGAGCGGAGGAGGGAGACTCTTTAGtatgaacaaagaaaaacttGGTTACCAGCTGCTCTGTCTCAGCCTTTTTAGCTCAGACCTAAAATAGCCCAGGCCGGATGGCAGCCCCCAGAGGAGATAGAGCAAGCCTCAGTCCAGGAAAGCCCCTCCACTCACTGCCATCTTTCCTTGTGACTCCTTAACTCTGCTCGCCTTTGCCCTagaaccctcccctctcctcaaccCATATCAGTGACCTCCTGCCTGCTCAGCTCACCGGTGGCACCTCTGAACTGGTTTCTGACTGTGTGACATGGGGGAAGTGAGGAGGATGGCACAAGGcagcctgggtgggggtggggggctgggcagcTTGTTGCCCCATGCCACCCCACCTTCCAGCAGGTGCGAGGCCAACTCCCCAGCTCTTTATAGTTTCTGCCCCACAATCAGCCCCCTTCTGAGCAGCAGTGGCCCACCACAGACACACACCGACCCAGATCCATGGGGGCACACAAACCACCTCACATGCTGCTGTCCCGGACAGGCCTCCGGGCAGAGGGCCAAGCAGGACTGCACCGAATGCAGGCCCTACTTTGGGTggctcccctctcctttccaccCCTTTCTGAGACAGTCACCAGGCTCCCAGCTGACCCATTTTGCCTTCCAAGGGCCTGGCACTGGGCTTGGTTGGTGTGGCATTGACCTTGCACACCTTGGGGCtgtggagagattttttttctgggtgtATGAGgatgcctgtgtgcctgtgtgcttgGGGGCGCGGGGCCATGGACAGGGAGGCAGTGCTGAAACTGAAAGCatgccctcagtgcctgggccacagGCTGTAAGCCTGGCCCTGTCACTGCCCCTGGGACTGAGGGTGAGCCCCTACAGAGGAGGGGATCCCTGGCCTGCATGTTGtcagcctggcacataatagtgTAGTGATCAACACCTCAACAGAAATTGTGGAGCCAGGTCAGGGAGACCTGTCTGGGGACAAAGTGGAATGTAGACACAGACAGGCTCCCTGCGCACAGAGAAAGGTGACTTCCTGGAGCCCTGAGAATGCCTGGCTCCAGGGTACCAGTGGCCAGGTGTTAAGGCTGCCAGCTCTTTCCGGAAGCTCTGCCTGCTTGGCCAGCTTGCCCTCCTACAGCGTTGACACTTCAGAGCTGCCATCTGCTCCCCGGGGAGGCAAGGGAAACGGAGGGGCCAGGCTGAGAGGCCTCCTGTTCATCAGAggcagctccctccctccttgtcTTCCAGAAATCCCGGGGCTTCAGCCAGCCCAGGGCCTTAGGGAAAAAACCAGCTTACGTAGGGAAGGCGGGTGGCTGCCTGATCCCATCCAGGCTTGAGAAAGGCCACCCCTCTCCCCACGCAAGTCTCTGTGGGAGAGCAGGGTCCAGGATATGATACTGGGCACTGACCCCACTATCCTGGGCTTCGGACAGCTGTGTTTCCTGAGATTCCCACAGAGCCTTCCCCAGCGTGGCCAGGCCCAGGCACTCCTCTTGGGCAGCAGCACCTTCCTAGAGGCATATGGGGCCTGAAACCCACTCCTCCTGCCTACACACTCACTCTCATCGGGGTTGGGGGAGGCCAGGATGGCGCTGTGCTTCCGCTTCACCTCCTCCACGTTCTCTGAGATCTTGTCAATGAAGCCTCGGATCTCCTCCACCTATGGACCAAGGCCAGGTGATCAGGAcaaaagccaaggccagggct
Encoded proteins:
- the STX1A gene encoding syntaxin-1A isoform X2 yields the protein MKDRTQELRTAKDSDDDDDVTVTVDRDRFMDEFFEQVEEIRGFIDKISENVEEVKRKHSAILASPNPDEKTKEELEELMSDIKKTANKVRSKLKSIEQSIEQEEGLNRSSADLRIRKTQHSTLSRKFVEVMSEYNATQSDYRERCKGRIQRQLEITGRTTTSEELEDMLESGNPAIFASGIIMDSSISKQALSEIETRHSEIIKLENSIRELHDMFMDMAMLVESQGEMIDRIEYNVEHSVDYVERAVSDTKKAVKYQSKARRKKIMIIICCVVLGIVIASIFGGIFG